The window TCAATCGTCACGGTCGTCAGTGAGCCACTTGGGATTTCCTGGAAAACCGACAATCGCCTATGGCCGAGTGCAGTGGGTCACGATGGGCAGCTATCGGCCAATTACTGCCGCCGTCGAGCTTTTTTATCGGCTATTCCAAATTTTAAATCACGGCCCGCGTTTTTAGGAACGCGAAATACTTAGGATCATCGTTGTCAAAAATCTCATCTCCAGCCGCCATGTATGCTCGCATAAGTTCATCGGCAGCCCGATCAGTTTCCTCTTTTTCGTACAGCACTTGGCCCAAGCGCAAATGCAAAAATGGATTGCCGACCGCATCGGGGCAAGTCATCGCATACTCAAGGGCCTCTTTTGCGGAGGTAAAGAATTTTCCCTGAAAACAGGCATCGCCGATAGCGGCAAGCACCCATGTCGCCGCTTCCCAGTTATTTTTGGGTTCTGGAATCAACTCCCACGCTAGGTTGTACTGATCGATGGCAGCCTTGAAATTACCACCCTCCAGATGCTCATCACCCAATTGGCAAAACACCTTGATCTGCTCATGGGTCAAGTCATCCAATTCGAAAGTTTCCATCTTAACTCCCTGTCTATAAGGCTCAACCGCGCTAGCCGCCGATTTTGCAACCAAACCGGACGATAAATAATCGTATAAATCACGACAATTATAGGCCAATAGGTGCCGTCCGCAACGGTCCCTTCTCGTCGACATTCTGGCGTTCGGCTTAATTCGCTTTCGGCTCTTGGCTACCGCTCATGCAGTCGTGTCCCAATAGAAATGGATGTACTCGTCTTCATACTCCGCGAACAGTGAAATGGTGAACTCCGTCTTCATTGAATACATCAACAACGCTCCGATGAAACCGTTGGGCTCATGCAGCGGCTGCTTGAGGGGAGCGATCAAATAATGCGCCGCGCCCGCGACCATCTTATTAAAAACAGCTTCCGAAATATCCTCAAACTTGGCGTCAGACACGTAGCCCACGAAGTAGCTTGCTCTTTCGTGATGCCAATCTACACATTCGGCATGAAGCCAGAATTTCAATCCGTTTTCGCCTTGCTGTTTAGGCGCGCGGGTTATTCGAATGGTTTCCTCAGAATCGGGGTATTGAAAGGCGACTGATGGATACGTCACAAAATAGAGACCGCGACAGCCACCGAGCGCTCTCCAAAAAGACTTTTCTTCCCCAGTGAGTTGATCAAAATCGTTTCTGTTGAACATGGAAAAACCTGATATATAAATCGGAACGAGCTTATTTTTTCAGAAAAAGCATTCTTGAGAGATTATGGGGCCATTTTCCCCGCCGCGCTATCTTAGTCGTGCTTTACGCGAAGAAAGATCCAACCAGTCATTAAACATGGGTCGCTCTCATCTTCCTTTAAGTGCTATTTTCGCTCACTTGAACTCCTTTCTTTCTAAGTCGGCTCGCTAGCGCAAGCACGGGCTGACGGTGACTCAAGTCGCTTTTCAACCTGAGTGACTGTGGAGTCTTGGACGCTGCTATCGGGCAGCTATTGGCCGATTCCCGTCTGTAGTGACGGACAGAGGGCGGCCATAAGCGACCATTCGTGACTGACCGTTTTCGACCCATGGCTGCCAGCTAACGACACGAAGCGGAAGTTCGCTTCGCCGAAAAATGGCCGTTCAACCGCATTCGCAATCAAACCCAGGCGTTCATCCAGCTTACTTCAAGAGTAGCTGAGTAAAGTCCTGGTGCAGGCCACCGCTTGCCTTGGAACTGACTCGCATGGACTTGATACGCTTGGGTAGGCCTGAAAATCGCACCGCGCCGAAACGCGTCTGCGCGAAGCCGCGAGGAGGCTGCTGAGATTTCGTGTATGAGATTCGCGAAACGAAGGTTGACACCGGGGCGCCTTGGATGACTATCCAGTTCCACTTTCCCTGCATGGTAGTCCAAGTCCCATGCGCGCCAGATTGCTTCCGCCTCGACTACCTTGTCCAGTAGGATGACATCGATGGGAGCAAGGTCATAAATTCCATGTTCAGGTGTTGAACTGCCTTCACGGAGCCAAAAGTAGTGTGGCACGCCTCCGCAATCTGCCACTCCTTCTTCCGGCAGTTCGATCTCTCCATCATAGCCAAAGTAGCTATAGACGCGCTCAGTTGCCATAGTTCTCCCTACTTCATAAATGTCAGCAGTTGGCCGAGAGCGGATAATCAAACGTCGGCCAAAAATCGTGAAAGCGCCTGCGAAAGCGCATCAAACACCAGCGTGACGCGCCGTACCCGCTTCAGGTCGTGGTGCATCGCGATCCAGACGTCGACCGGGAAGTCCACGAGCTCGGGCAGCACGCGCACCAGGCCATGGCGTCGCGCCAGTTGGCTGGAGCATACGCCGATGCCCAGGCCAGCCCGCAGCGAGGCGAACTGGGCCAGATGGTCATCGCTGCGCATGACGGCGTTTTCCCCGGTACAGGAAAACCCCCGCTCTTTCAGGAAGGTCTGTTCCGTCAGGTTACGGTCCGGGCCGATCACCGGGTATTCGCTCAATGCCTCTGCGCAACGAGGCAGCCCTCGATGCTCTATCAATTGAGCGGTGGCATAGAGGCCTATGCGCAAGTCGCCGACATGGCGGGTCACGACCGCCGCCTCGGAGGGACGACGAATGCGTACGGCCACATCGGCTTCCTGCAAGGCCAGGTCTTCCAGCCGGTTCGACACGCTCAGTTCAATCGACAGCTGGGGTTGGGCAGCGCGGATCTCGCCCAGCATGGGAGGCAGCACCTCGACGCCCAGCAACTGGCTACTGGTTACGCGCACGGTTCCGCCTTGCACGTTGGCCTGCGCAGACGCGGCGCGGGTAAACGCTTCGGCGGCCAAGGCCATCGCTTGTGCATGCTCGATCAGTTCCCGCGCGGTGTCGGTGGGCATCAAGCCCGCCGGCGAGCGGACGAACAGGCTGGTCCCCACGCTCTGTTCCAGCGAGTCGATGCGTCGTCGTGCAGTCGCCTGGGCGATGCCCAGTGCCCGCGCCGCCGCCGACAGGCTGCCGGTTCGCAGGACGGCCAGGAATACGCGTTGGGTTTCCCACTGAAGTGGCGGGATATTCATACATTTCCTATGAGTAGGTCGTCAGGTTTGATTAATTTTCATCAGTATGAAGATTGGGCATTCTTAACCCGATCGGTGCTTGGCATAAAGCATCGAGTGTCGAAAACCAGGGAATTGACCTATGAAACTTGCCGGTGGTTGCCGTTGCGGCGCCGTATCCTATCGTTCAGAGCGCGACATGCAGGTCGCCGTTTACGCCTGTCATTGCCAGTTCTGTCAGATCTGGAGCGGCAGCAGCTTTGCGCTGCATGCGTTGCTGCCCGGTGACGCTTTCGTGCTGCAGGGGCTGACGGTGGAATATGCCTATGAAGACCAGGGCCAGACCTCGCGTCACCACCTGTGCGCGACCTGTCACACGCGCATTTACAACACCACCACCGCGGCCCCTGGCCTGTGGGTGTTGCGTGCAGGTACGCTGGACGAACGCAGCTCGTTGAGCCCGATGGCGCATATCTGGGTCAAGCACAAGCAACCCTGGTTGAGTCTGCCCGCCAACATCGCAACCTGGCCGGAAAGCCCAACGCCTGAAGAATTTGCGGCCGTCTTGAATGCGGGTCAGTCCTGACCGAGTGGAGGTATCGATGAGCATTGACGACTTCTGTGCAACCGGCAGTTGCCGCTGCGGCCAGGTGACCTTTGAAATGCGCGCACAACCCGTGATGACCAGCGCGTGCCACTGCGTCGGCTGCCAGAAAATGTCGGGGAGCGCCTTTTCCCTGACGGCGCTGTTTGCGGCTGATGCCTTTTCCGTCACGCGGGGTTCACCCGTGATCGGCGGCCTGCATGGCCCGACCCGGCATTTCTTCTGTCCCCACTGTTTGTCCTGGCTGTTCACCCGGCCTGCCGAAAGCGATGCCTTCGTGGGTGTGCGCAGCAGCCTGCTCGACAAGCCCGAGCGTTACGCCCCTTACATGGAGACCTGGACTCGAGAAAAACTGTCCTGGGCCAGTACCGGAGCCAGCGCTAGTTACGAGGCCTTTCCCGATCCACGGGATTATCCTGCATTGATGGCGGCGTTCGCCGCGTTGGCTTCGGCTGCTGAGCGTTAGCGTCGCGAGCGATAGCGGCTATCAGGACAAGGCTACCGATCAAGTCACGCCCAAGGCTCGGCTGGGTGCTGTGCCGATAGTCGCTTGCACATGGAAACCTCTACAATCGGCATCCCAACGTTCAAGGATGCCCGTGTGATGCGCTTTCTTTCCGTGCTTTTGTTGATTCTGCCGTCTCTGGCGTGGGCGCTGCCGGCGCTGAAGGACACCGAGCTGTACAGCAGCAAGGCGGCGGACTGTCATGATGTGGATCTCAAGACTTGGCAACATCCGGCCCGCACTGTTTTGGAAAAACATGACATCAAGCTGGAACGAGTCCAGCTGTGCAACGGGGACCACTACCCTATCTTCACCGGGCAAGTGCCATACGATCCCACTGGGCAGACGAAAAGCTTTTTCCTCCCGCTGTACGAGGAAATGCGCAAGGCCAATGGGAAATGGCCGTACGCAATCGTGGCTACCAGTGACAATATCGTGGTTTACGTCAGCTATGCGGCCAGCGATCGGATTTCGCTGGATTACGAGCAGTATGCGGAGCCGTAGGAGACAGCGGCCGTAAAGCCTTACAGCGACAACGGTGCGAGGCTGAAAGCAGCTACCTGGTACAACATGCTGTGTTCGTCTCGCCGCCGAGGTCGGGCCCTCCTCAATAGGCCTGACGCCTCCCGCAATGACATCGCCAAGAAAGCGTAGCCAGGAACATCATCTCACCATGGATAAGGATATGAAGGTTCGGTGTCCCAATTGCGGGCATGTCCCCATCAGGCTCTCGCCCACCCATAAGTGCCAAGAATGTGGAGTTTTTTCTCATGACTGGCTGATTTATGACTGGGATAGCTTTGCCTCCGTCAGACGTCAACACCTCAAATACAATATTCTGATAATCAGCGTCCTGGTCATCAACATCATCGCGCTGGTGATGTTCGAATCCAGCAATCCCTTTTTGTGGATGCTAAACGCTCTGGCTATCCCAGCCACGATCAGTTTATGCCTGTGCCTAAAGGATCTGCGGGGAGAAGCGAAGTACAAAGGGCATAAAGTTAGCGTGTTTTTACCTTGGTTTATGTTTCTCTCTGGATTTTGACCAGAAACCAGTAGCGCCAATACTCCCGCTAGACCAACCTTGCCACCCGGTATCAGCTCAGCGTAGGGAAACCTATCAGGCGTGGAGCTGATTTCCGCTTTTGGCTGGTAGCTGCCGATCGTGAGCAACCACTTTCGACCCAAAGCAACTGGTTAGTCCCCATGAGTATCAGGCAAATGGCCCAAGCACTTATGGCATTCCCAAGCGGGTGCTTGAGGGGATAACCTGAGCATCTTTCTATCTGTGTAGTACCGATATGGACATCAATCTAATGACCGAATCCATGCTTGGCCACTGGCCTGCTTCCTCGGGTGTTTGGCAATGTGAGTTCCAGTTCGGCAGCCGATTGATTTATGTCCAGCACCGCGATAACGAGTCACCCCACGTCAGAATCGCCGCCGCGCAACGCGTAGTTCAAGCCGTATGGGATGACTTGCCCCAGGCAGTCAAGTTTGCCGAAGAGCACTGCAAGGCGCAGATGCCCGAACTCATGCGGCTTTACGAAACCCACATGCCCTGGGAGTCGCCGCTGCTCGTGTACTCGATCCACTTCGACCTCGACAAGCCGTACCCAAGCTATACCATTTCCAGGAACCATGATTTCGATTGGGATCGCACTCTGATCGACGTAGATGAACTGGGCCAGGAACACAGCGTTTGCATGGAGCAATATGAGCCAGGAGATGACTTTTGGATTCATGTTACGCGTGTGGGGTTTCAGCAATTCGAGCTTGAGGATTAGTTCGGCAATCAGGCATGCGCACCACAGCCCTCAATCAGGCTGGTTTTTCTATAGCGCATAAATCTGTGGCTTAAACGGATCAAGGTTTGAGCTGCACAAGAGTGCAGCTTGGACATACGATAAGGATATCCTCCCAACGAACTGGAAGGACGATAACTGCAAGGCCGATAGACGCCAAGCATGACTGGAGTTGGGGATGCAGCAAAATAGGGTCGGCAAAGGGCTATCGTTCGCCAAGCGGATTTACCCGCCGCGTACCATCGGATTGGCGATAGGCATGCTCAGTGTAATGGCCGCGATCGCGCCGCTCGGTTTGCCCGGATGGGTGTGGGCACTTCTGTTCTTCAACGGTCTAGCCTGGCCACACCTGGCCTATCAATTATCCACTCGTACACGCGAGCCCTATCAGGCAGAGCGCCGCAACCTGCTTTACGATTCCTTGCTCGGTGGATTCTGGGCTGCAACCATGCATTTCAACCCGCTGCCCACAGTCACCATTCTTTCGATGATGACGATGAACAACATCGCTGCCGGCGGCCAGCGCCTGCTTGTGCAAGGGGCATTGGCCCAAGGCGCCGGGATGATAGTGTCAATGGCGTTGTTCGGCCCGGGACTGGTGCTTGCGATCACCGATCTGCAGCTCTATGCCTGCCTGCCGATGCTGACGCTCTACCCCTTGGCCTTAGGTGGAGTCTGTTACCGCCTGGCCATCAAGCTCGCCGAACACAAGCAAAAGCTCAGCGTTCTGAGCCGTACCGACGGCCTTACCGGTTTGCTCAACCATGGGTCGTTGAAGGACTTGCTTCACTTGCACTTTTACACCTGTCGGCGGGAACAAGGCGAAGCAGTCATCGCGATCATCGATGTCGATCACTTCAAGAAAATCAACGACACCTATGGCCACATTGCCGGCGACAGCGTGCTGTGTGAGATAAGCGCAGAGCTCAAAAGAAACCTTCGCGAAGGCGACTTGGCGGGTCGCTATGGGGGTGACGAATTCTGCGTGATCTTGCTCAACAGCTCACTCAGCAAAGCCTGCGACGTCATGGAGCGACTGCGGCAGGTGATGGGCAACTTCCGCAATGAGAAATTGCCTGGGCTGCAGGTCAGTCTGAGTATCGGCCTTGCGCCTTACCGCAGTGAAATGGTCGCCCCTTGCGCCTGGCTCGACGAGGCGGACAAGGCGCTGTATGCAGCTAAAAACAATGGCCGCAACAAGATCAATTTCACCTCAAAAGATATCGCCATCATGACTTGAACGGCCTTTACCTACGGCACTCGGATTACCAATTGGCAGAGTTGGCGCTGATGCGCCTTAACCATTAGCTGTGGATAGAATGGAGTCTATAAGCGTGAGCGTATTAACTTGGGACGATTTATTTATAGAAGCCGCGAATCTCGACTTTGACGCCTTACTCCAGGAATGGCCCGGCGTGATAGCTGAGCAGATCCGCCCAATCGGCGCGTCGGTGTTTGGCGATCTTTTTTTTGAGCGAAAAACGGGCGAAGTAGAGAAGCTAGATGTGCTCGAGGGCGGACTGCACTTTGTCGCGGAGAGCTTTCAGCAATTTTCCAAATTGATGAACTCGCAGGAGTGGCAGGAACAGAACCTCCTGAGCCAAGGAGTCGCGCTGCTCCATGAGAGGGGCATCCTTCGTGATGCCGGACAGTTCTTCGGATTTGCTCCCCACCCCGCGCTGGTAGGCGAAATAGATTGGTCACGCGTTTTACCGCTAAATGCCGAGGTGTGGAATTCAATCTGTGCACAGACGCTAATGGGTGTCCAGGCCTTAGAGGTTCCAGTATCACCTCCCGTTGCGACCAAACGTGCTTGGTGGCAGTGGAAGAAAAAATAATGGCGGCGCTGAGTACCAGCCTATCCGGCGTCAGCCATCGGTTCAGCGTCCACTCAGCCCGGGACAGACCAGGTTGCGGGTGCCAGAGCGTCCATCCAGCAATCGCTGCGAGACCTCTCCCACTCCGCAACCAAGAGGCCCGACAATGCCAGCACCCATCACTACGATTCGCTTGTGAGCTTCGAGGTTGATCCTTCAGTCGCCCTCCCCCCGAATCGAGCGATGGCGTACAACTCAAGCGCTGTGACAGCTGAAAAACGAGAGGGCACTGTAGAGCCCTCTCTGTCGTAGATCCGCGTGCTTACTTCAGGTCTGCTGTTTCAGTTTGCCTCTGATTGACATGACTGATCTTGAACCAGATGGAGTACATCGCCGGCAGGAACACCAGCGTCACGATGGTTCCGACGAATGTGCCACCGATCAAGGTGTAAGCCAGAGTGCCCCAGAAGACCGAGTGCGTCAGCGGAATGAATGCCAGGATGGCCGCCAGTGCCGTCAGCAACACCGGGCGCGCCCGCTGTACCGTGGCTTCGATCACGGCCTCAAACGGATCAAGCCCTTCTTGTGTGTTGTGATGGATTTGTCCCATCAGGATCAGCGTATTACGCATCAGAATCCCCGACAGGGCGATCAGCCCGACCAGGGCGTTGATACCGAACGGCTGCTGGAAGAGCAGCAATGTCGGCACCACACCTATCAGCCCGAGTGGCGAGGTGAGGAACACCATGATCATTGCCGACACCGAACGGACCTGCACAATGATGATCAGCAGCGTGACGGCAATCATGATCGGCAGCAGCGGCAATATCGCTTGTCCGGCCTTGCCCGACTCCTCGATGGCCCCTGACTGCTCGATACGATAGCCATCGGGCAGCGTGTCGATGACCGGCTGCAGCGCCTTCGTGATCACGCTGGAAACGTCCGGAGGCTGCAAGCCTTCGGCAATGTCGCCCCGTACAGTAATGGTCGGCGTGCGGTCACGACGTCGAAGGACGGGATCCTCCATGCGCACGTCCACGGCCCCCACTTGAGACAGCGGAATCCGCTGGCCCGCCGCGCCCACCAGCGTAAAGCCCTGTATTTTTGCAGGGTCGAGCCGGATATCACCCGCCGCCCGCCCGATCACTTGTACCGAACGGATGTCTTCACGAACGGCCGTGATCGGGACGCCGGCAAGCAGGAACTGCAACTGCTGCGCGACCGCACTGGAGGTCAACCCCACCGCCTGCAGACGGTCCTGATCCAAGGCGAAATGCAGCGTGGGTGTCAGCGGCCCCCAATCAGTATTGACGGTTCGCATCAAGGGGCTCTGCTGCATCACGGCCTGCACCTGACCGGCAATCTCACGCAATGTCGAGGGATCGGGGCCCATCACCCGGTAGGCGACAGGAAACGGTGAATACGGGCCAAACACCAACTGCGTAACCCTGACCCGCGCTTCTGGAGCAAGCCCTTCGGCAATGGCCTCGCGCAGGCGGAACTTGAGCACTTCCCGTGCCTCCTGACTCTGCGTCAGCACCACAATCTTCGCGAATGACGGATCCGGCAGTTCCGGCGCCATGGCCAGGTAGAAACGCGGCGCCCCTTGTCCGATATAGGCCGTGACGATTTTTGTTTCCGTCTGCTTTTGCAGCCAGGCCTCGACTTTGGCCGTGGTGATACTCGTCTGCTCGATGGAGGTTCCATAGGGCATTTGCACCTCGATCAACACTTCGGGACGATCGGAGGTGGGAAAGAACTGTTTCTTGACCAGGCTCATGCCGACAACGGCCAGGACAAACGTTGCGATGACCGTACCGGCGACCAGCCATTTACGGGCGATGACGCGCGTCAAGATCCGGCGAAAGCGGTTGTAGTGGGGCGTGTTGTAAATGGCAGCGTGACCACCTTCGACCTGCTTGATGTCCGGCAGCAGCTTCACCCCCAGATAGGGGGTAAAGGCCACTGCAACCACCCATGAGGCAATCAGGGCAATGCCCACGATCCAGAACATGTTGCTGGTGTACTCACCCGCTGTCGATTGCGCGAAGCCGTTGGGCAGAAAGCCGATAGCGGTCACCAGCGTGCCGGAAAGCATCGGTGCGGCAGTGTGACTCCAGGCATAGGCGGACGCCTTGATACGGTCGTAGCCCTCCTCCATTTTCACCACCATCATCTCGATCGCAATGATGGCGTCGTCCACCAGCAGTCCGAGGGCCAGGATCAGCGAGCCCAAGGTGATGCGGTCAAAGTTCTTACCCGTGGCCGCCATCACCACAAATACCACGGCGAGCGTCAGTGGCACCGCCGCCGCCACGACAATACCGACATGCCAGCCCATGCTGAGAAAGCACACCAGCATCACCACCAGCAAGGCGACGAAGAACTTGATCATGAACTCGTCGACGGCTGAGCTGATATTGACCGACTGGTCGGTGACTTTGCTGAGTGTCATGCCCAGTGGCATGCCTTCGTTGATCCTGGTTGTCTCCACGTCCAGTGCCTTACCCAGGTCAAGGCCATTCCAGCCCTCGCGCATCACCACACCCAGTAACAGCGCCTCTTCACCGTTGTTACGCACAAGGAAGGTGGCCGGATCCTCGTAACCACGCTCGACCGTCGCAACGTCCGAGAGCTTCAAGGTGCGCCCCTGAATCGCCAGCGGTGTGTCACGAATCTTCTGCACCTTATCGAAGGCGCCGTCGAGACGCAGGAAGACTTCCGGCCCCTTGGTTTCAACCGAGCCGGCTGGCGTCAGTACGTTCTGATTGTTCAGCGCGGCAAAAATATCCTGCGGGGTTACACCCAACGTGGCCAGCCGATCATGGGAGAAGGAGACAAAAATACGCTCGCTCTGCTCACCGATGATGTTGACCTTTTTCACGCCTGGCACATGCAACAGACGCTGGCGCAGCGATTCGGCATCACGCACCAGCCGTCGCTGCGGCTCACCTTTGGCTTTCAAGGCAAATAGCGCAAAGGTCACATCTGCAAACTCATCGTTGACCATCGGGCCAATCACACCGGCCGGGAGCTTGATGGACTCATCGTCGAGTTTTTTGCGCGCCTGGTAGAACTCCTCCTGCACTTGGGAGGGCGGTGTACGATCAAGCAGTGTCACCACGGTGAAGGCAAGACCCGGACGAGTGTAGGTTTCGGTGCGGTCGTACCATTTCAACTCTTGCAGGCGTTTTTCCAGCGGCTCGGCGACCTGGTCCTGCATTTCCTGCGCGGTCGCGCCCGGCCACGCAGTGATGACCGTCAGTTGCTTGACCGTAAACGGCGGGTCCTCCGCGCGCCCCAGCTGGAAAAACGCCAGGACCCCGGCAACGCCGATCAGGAAGATCAGAAACCCCGTGATTGAACGCTCGCGCACAGCGAGCGCCGAAAGATTGAAACGGCCCTGGCTCATGGACGGCCCCCGGCAACCTGAACGTCACCCTGTTGAGCCAGCCTCACCTCCTCCCCCTCACGCAAAAGATGAGCGCCTAAAGCAACAACTTGCTCACCGACCTTGAGTTCACCGTCGACTCGCGCCGTGTCATCACTCACGCCCAACATCCGCACGGGTCGCCAGGTCACCTTGGCCGGGTTGCCGGCGATCACCCACAGGCCGGGGCCTTTGCCCGGGTCGTAAATCGCCGCCAGCGGCACTTGCAACCGCTGTGCCTCTGCGCGGCTGCCAGCGATCTGCAGCGTAACGGTCGAGCCCAATGGCGCACTGGCCAACGCGCCCTCCAGGACATACCGCGCTTCAAAGGTGCGGGTCATGCGATCGGCCGAATCAGACAGCAACCTGAGCCTGGCTGTCACGGC of the Pseudomonas vanderleydeniana genome contains:
- a CDS encoding tetratricopeptide repeat protein, translated to METFELDDLTHEQIKVFCQLGDEHLEGGNFKAAIDQYNLAWELIPEPKNNWEAATWVLAAIGDACFQGKFFTSAKEALEYAMTCPDAVGNPFLHLRLGQVLYEKEETDRAADELMRAYMAAGDEIFDNDDPKYFAFLKTRAVI
- a CDS encoding LysR family transcriptional regulator; its protein translation is MNIPPLQWETQRVFLAVLRTGSLSAAARALGIAQATARRRIDSLEQSVGTSLFVRSPAGLMPTDTARELIEHAQAMALAAEAFTRAASAQANVQGGTVRVTSSQLLGVEVLPPMLGEIRAAQPQLSIELSVSNRLEDLALQEADVAVRIRRPSEAAVVTRHVGDLRIGLYATAQLIEHRGLPRCAEALSEYPVIGPDRNLTEQTFLKERGFSCTGENAVMRSDDHLAQFASLRAGLGIGVCSSQLARRHGLVRVLPELVDFPVDVWIAMHHDLKRVRRVTLVFDALSQALSRFLADV
- a CDS encoding GFA family protein, which produces MKLAGGCRCGAVSYRSERDMQVAVYACHCQFCQIWSGSSFALHALLPGDAFVLQGLTVEYAYEDQGQTSRHHLCATCHTRIYNTTTAAPGLWVLRAGTLDERSSLSPMAHIWVKHKQPWLSLPANIATWPESPTPEEFAAVLNAGQS
- a CDS encoding GFA family protein, producing MSIDDFCATGSCRCGQVTFEMRAQPVMTSACHCVGCQKMSGSAFSLTALFAADAFSVTRGSPVIGGLHGPTRHFFCPHCLSWLFTRPAESDAFVGVRSSLLDKPERYAPYMETWTREKLSWASTGASASYEAFPDPRDYPALMAAFAALASAAER
- a CDS encoding diguanylate cyclase: MQQNRVGKGLSFAKRIYPPRTIGLAIGMLSVMAAIAPLGLPGWVWALLFFNGLAWPHLAYQLSTRTREPYQAERRNLLYDSLLGGFWAATMHFNPLPTVTILSMMTMNNIAAGGQRLLVQGALAQGAGMIVSMALFGPGLVLAITDLQLYACLPMLTLYPLALGGVCYRLAIKLAEHKQKLSVLSRTDGLTGLLNHGSLKDLLHLHFYTCRREQGEAVIAIIDVDHFKKINDTYGHIAGDSVLCEISAELKRNLREGDLAGRYGGDEFCVILLNSSLSKACDVMERLRQVMGNFRNEKLPGLQVSLSIGLAPYRSEMVAPCAWLDEADKALYAAKNNGRNKINFTSKDIAIMT
- a CDS encoding efflux RND transporter permease subunit, with product MSQGRFNLSALAVRERSITGFLIFLIGVAGVLAFFQLGRAEDPPFTVKQLTVITAWPGATAQEMQDQVAEPLEKRLQELKWYDRTETYTRPGLAFTVVTLLDRTPPSQVQEEFYQARKKLDDESIKLPAGVIGPMVNDEFADVTFALFALKAKGEPQRRLVRDAESLRQRLLHVPGVKKVNIIGEQSERIFVSFSHDRLATLGVTPQDIFAALNNQNVLTPAGSVETKGPEVFLRLDGAFDKVQKIRDTPLAIQGRTLKLSDVATVERGYEDPATFLVRNNGEEALLLGVVMREGWNGLDLGKALDVETTRINEGMPLGMTLSKVTDQSVNISSAVDEFMIKFFVALLVVMLVCFLSMGWHVGIVVAAAVPLTLAVVFVVMAATGKNFDRITLGSLILALGLLVDDAIIAIEMMVVKMEEGYDRIKASAYAWSHTAAPMLSGTLVTAIGFLPNGFAQSTAGEYTSNMFWIVGIALIASWVVAVAFTPYLGVKLLPDIKQVEGGHAAIYNTPHYNRFRRILTRVIARKWLVAGTVIATFVLAVVGMSLVKKQFFPTSDRPEVLIEVQMPYGTSIEQTSITTAKVEAWLQKQTETKIVTAYIGQGAPRFYLAMAPELPDPSFAKIVVLTQSQEAREVLKFRLREAIAEGLAPEARVRVTQLVFGPYSPFPVAYRVMGPDPSTLREIAGQVQAVMQQSPLMRTVNTDWGPLTPTLHFALDQDRLQAVGLTSSAVAQQLQFLLAGVPITAVREDIRSVQVIGRAAGDIRLDPAKIQGFTLVGAAGQRIPLSQVGAVDVRMEDPVLRRRDRTPTITVRGDIAEGLQPPDVSSVITKALQPVIDTLPDGYRIEQSGAIEESGKAGQAILPLLPIMIAVTLLIIIVQVRSVSAMIMVFLTSPLGLIGVVPTLLLFQQPFGINALVGLIALSGILMRNTLILMGQIHHNTQEGLDPFEAVIEATVQRARPVLLTALAAILAFIPLTHSVFWGTLAYTLIGGTFVGTIVTLVFLPAMYSIWFKISHVNQRQTETADLK